A window from Setaria italica strain Yugu1 chromosome VIII, Setaria_italica_v2.0, whole genome shotgun sequence encodes these proteins:
- the LOC105914961 gene encoding uncharacterized protein LOC105914961: MSTSNNSDFNLQSVLDKKKLNGANFIDWYRNLRIVLRKEEIDYVLEPPYPDDPPTDANVVAHRAYQKHLDAALNVSYLLLATMSPNLQKQYELVDAHTMIEELRRMFENQAKTEKYNISKSLFACKLDEGSPLSPHVIKMIGYIETLEKLVLNSRMI; the protein is encoded by the coding sequence ATGTCTACTAGTAACAATTCCGATTTCAATTTGCAATCTGTGCTTGATAAGAAAAAGCTCAATGGAGCTAACTTTATTGATTGGtaccgcaacctgagaattgttctcaggaaAGAGGAAATTGATTATGTTCTTGAGCCACCATACCCTGATGATCCCCCTACTGATGCGAATGTTGTAGCTCACAGAGCTTATCAGAAGCACCTTGATGCTGCACTCAACGTAAGCTATCTCTTGCTTGCCACCATGTCCCCTAATCTGCAGAAGCAGTATGAGCTTGTGGATGCTCACACTATGATTGAGGAACTACGTAGAATGTTTGAGAACCAAGCCAAGACTGAGAAGTACAATATCTCAAAGTCCTTGTTTGCGTGCAAGCTAGATGAAGGTAGCCCATTGAGTCCTCATGTGATCAAGATGATTGGTTACATTGAGACTTTGGAGAAACTTGTTTTGAACTCAAGGATGATCTAG